From the Rhodoferax mekongensis genome, one window contains:
- the map gene encoding type I methionyl aminopeptidase: MTITYKDAQGIAGMRIAGRLASEVLDYLTPFVKPGVTTNELDKLAHDYITQVQGGIPAPLNYTGGGNTPYPKSICTSVNQQVCHGIPNDKALKKGDIVNIDITVIKDSWHGDTSRMFLVGDCSIAAKRLCSVTYEAMWVGIQMVKPGVHLGDIGHAIQKFAEGKGFSVVREFCGHGIGQVFHEEPQVLHYGRPGTLEKLKEGMTFTIEPMINAGGKEIKEGPEKDGWSIVTKDRSLSAQWEHTVLVTPTGYEVLTLSAGSPATPDFVTA, translated from the coding sequence ATGACTATCACATACAAAGACGCCCAAGGCATTGCCGGCATGCGCATCGCGGGCAGACTGGCCTCCGAAGTCCTGGACTACCTCACGCCTTTTGTCAAACCCGGCGTGACGACCAACGAACTCGACAAACTGGCCCACGACTACATCACCCAGGTCCAGGGTGGCATTCCTGCGCCCCTGAACTACACCGGTGGCGGCAATACGCCCTACCCCAAGTCGATTTGCACCTCGGTGAACCAACAGGTGTGCCACGGCATTCCCAATGACAAGGCTCTGAAAAAGGGCGACATCGTCAACATTGATATCACCGTCATCAAAGACAGCTGGCACGGCGACACCAGCCGCATGTTCCTGGTGGGGGATTGCTCGATTGCCGCCAAGCGCTTGTGCTCGGTGACGTACGAAGCGATGTGGGTGGGTATCCAGATGGTGAAACCCGGTGTGCATCTGGGTGACATTGGCCATGCTATCCAGAAGTTTGCCGAGGGCAAGGGCTTCAGCGTGGTGCGCGAGTTTTGCGGGCATGGCATCGGCCAGGTCTTCCACGAAGAGCCCCAAGTGCTGCACTACGGCCGCCCCGGCACCCTGGAGAAGCTCAAGGAAGGCATGACCTTCACCATCGAGCCCATGATCAACGCCGGTGGCAAAGAGATCAAGGAAGGCCCCGAGAAAGACGGCTGGAGCATTGTCACCAAGGACCGCTCGTTATCGGCACAGTGGGAGCACACGGTGCTGGTCACACCGACCGGTTACGAGGTGCTGACCCTTTCCGCCGGCAGCCCTGCGACGCCTGATTTTGTGACTGCCTGA
- a CDS encoding [protein-PII] uridylyltransferase, which yields MTELQALRTDYRARKAQLLDLVASPKATVRQVRKVLQRMADLTDEVLRQLWSGAGLAEPYALLAVGGYGRAELFPHSDVDVLVLLPDGHSADADSELKKRIEAFIGNCWDVGLEIGSSVRTLADCLQEAEKDVTVQTALLECRLITGNADLVQAFRKAFTEAMDPKAFFVAKTLEMRQRHTKFEDTPYSLEPNCKESPGGLRDLQVILWVAKAAGYGNNWGDLARGGLATEFEVKQIERNEALLLLIRAKLHYVAKRREDRLIFDLQNAVAESFGYTAGSPEGDRRQLVRASEALMKRYYWAAKAVTQLNQILLMNIEERLNPSTHAPRRINDHFNDKAGMIDVVSDDLYRRNPHAILETFLVYQTTVGIKGLSARTLRALYNARDLMDAKYRRDPVNRATFLQIMQAPDGITHAMRLMNQTSVLGRYLWVFRKIVGQMQHDLFHVYTVDQHILMVLRNARRFFMVEHAHEYPFCSQLASGWDKPWILYIASLFHDIAKGRGGDHSELGIVEARRFCKEHGVPTEDAKLIEFLVGEHLTMSRIAQKSDLSDPDVIREFAKRVGNERYLTALYLLTVADIRGTSPKVWNAWKGKLLEDLYKYTARALGGRAPDPDAEVEQRKREALVMVALYALPFEAHKPLWDTLDVGYFMRHDATDIAWHTKQLSRLVATDHPIVRARRSPVGEGLQVVVYTQDQPDLFARICGYFDQGGFSILDARIHTTNKGYALDTFQVVTSADMDEHYREMTSLLENGLAQAIAEAGPLPAPSRGRVSRRVKSFPIAPRVSLKPDEKAQRWLLNISASDRLGLLYCIARVLAKHQIVVQLAKVATLGERVEDTFLIHGAQLQHNRAQIDIETEILDALSV from the coding sequence ATGACCGAGCTGCAAGCCCTGCGCACCGACTACCGGGCGCGCAAAGCACAACTGCTGGATTTGGTTGCATCCCCGAAAGCAACGGTGCGCCAGGTGCGCAAGGTCTTGCAGCGCATGGCGGACCTGACGGACGAGGTGTTGCGGCAGCTCTGGTCGGGCGCCGGCTTGGCGGAACCCTATGCGCTGCTGGCGGTGGGCGGATACGGTCGCGCGGAGTTGTTTCCTCACTCTGACGTCGATGTGTTGGTCTTGTTGCCCGATGGGCACTCGGCCGACGCAGACTCGGAGCTCAAAAAGCGCATTGAGGCCTTCATTGGCAATTGCTGGGATGTCGGCTTGGAAATCGGCTCTAGCGTGCGCACTTTGGCGGACTGCTTGCAAGAAGCCGAAAAAGACGTCACGGTTCAGACTGCCTTGCTGGAGTGCCGGTTGATCACAGGCAACGCAGATTTGGTGCAGGCTTTCCGCAAAGCCTTCACCGAGGCTATGGACCCCAAGGCCTTTTTTGTTGCCAAAACGCTGGAAATGCGCCAGCGTCACACCAAGTTTGAAGACACCCCCTATTCACTGGAACCGAACTGCAAGGAATCCCCCGGTGGGCTGCGTGACTTGCAGGTCATCTTGTGGGTGGCCAAGGCGGCCGGCTATGGCAACAACTGGGGCGACCTGGCACGTGGCGGCCTGGCCACCGAGTTCGAGGTCAAGCAGATCGAGCGCAATGAAGCGTTGCTGCTGCTGATCCGTGCCAAGCTGCACTATGTTGCCAAGCGGCGCGAAGATCGCCTGATTTTTGACCTCCAGAATGCCGTGGCCGAGTCCTTCGGATACACCGCTGGCTCGCCGGAGGGCGACCGCAGGCAACTGGTGCGCGCCAGTGAGGCGCTGATGAAGCGCTACTACTGGGCAGCCAAGGCCGTGACCCAGCTCAACCAGATTCTGTTGATGAACATTGAGGAGCGGCTCAACCCCTCCACCCATGCGCCCCGCCGCATCAATGATCACTTCAACGACAAAGCCGGCATGATTGATGTGGTCAGTGATGACCTGTACCGCCGCAACCCGCACGCGATTCTGGAAACCTTTCTGGTCTATCAGACCACTGTGGGCATCAAAGGCCTGTCAGCACGCACCTTGCGGGCGCTTTACAACGCCCGTGACCTGATGGACGCCAAATACCGGCGCGACCCGGTGAACCGGGCGACTTTTCTGCAGATCATGCAGGCACCGGACGGTATCACCCACGCCATGCGCCTGATGAACCAGACTTCGGTGCTGGGGCGCTACCTGTGGGTGTTCCGCAAAATCGTCGGGCAGATGCAGCATGACCTGTTCCACGTCTACACCGTGGACCAGCACATCCTGATGGTGCTACGCAATGCGCGGCGATTCTTCATGGTCGAACACGCGCACGAATACCCGTTTTGCTCCCAACTGGCTTCCGGCTGGGACAAGCCCTGGATTCTGTACATCGCATCCCTGTTTCACGACATTGCCAAGGGGCGGGGCGGCGATCATTCCGAGCTCGGCATCGTCGAAGCGCGCCGTTTCTGCAAGGAACACGGTGTGCCCACCGAAGATGCCAAGCTGATCGAGTTTTTGGTCGGGGAACACCTGACCATGAGCCGGATTGCGCAAAAGTCGGATCTGTCGGACCCGGACGTGATCCGGGAATTTGCCAAGCGGGTGGGCAACGAGCGTTACCTCACCGCCCTCTATTTGTTGACGGTGGCCGATATTCGCGGCACGAGCCCCAAAGTTTGGAATGCCTGGAAGGGCAAGCTGCTGGAGGACCTCTACAAATATACCGCCCGAGCCTTGGGCGGACGTGCACCGGATCCCGATGCGGAAGTGGAGCAACGCAAGCGCGAGGCACTGGTGATGGTGGCCCTGTACGCCCTGCCCTTTGAGGCCCACAAGCCCTTGTGGGACACGCTCGATGTGGGCTACTTCATGCGCCATGATGCGACGGACATTGCCTGGCACACCAAGCAGCTGTCCCGGCTGGTGGCAACTGACCATCCGATTGTCCGAGCACGCCGCTCGCCGGTGGGCGAAGGCTTGCAGGTCGTGGTCTATACCCAAGACCAGCCAGACCTTTTTGCCAGAATCTGCGGCTATTTCGATCAGGGTGGCTTCAGCATTCTGGATGCCCGTATCCACACCACCAATAAAGGCTACGCACTCGATACATTCCAGGTCGTCACTTCAGCCGACATGGATGAGCACTATCGCGAAATGACCAGCCTGCTTGAAAACGGCTTGGCGCAAGCCATTGCCGAGGCAGGGCCGCTGCCGGCGCCCAGCCGAGGCCGGGTGTCACGCCGCGTCAAGAGCTTTCCGATTGCGCCGCGCGTGTCGCTCAAGCCGGATGAAAAGGCGCAGCGTTGGCTGCTGAACATCTCTGCCAGTGATCGGCTGGGCCTGCTCTATTGCATTGCCCGTGTACTGGCCAAGCACCAGATCGTGGTGCAACTGGCCAAGGTAGCTACGCTGGGTGAGCGGGTGGAGGACACCTTTTTGATCCATGGTGCACAGCTTCAACACAACAGGGCACAAATCGATATCGAGACCGAGATTTTGGACGCCCTGTCGGTCTAA
- the purL gene encoding phosphoribosylformylglycinamidine synthase — translation MTLHITSFEGGNALSNFRVQQLLPALQGVSDKISGIAARFVHLAATEAALDKPLADKLAALLTYGDPYTGPSEGPAIVVSPRFGTVSPWASKATDIAHNCGLAVKRVERLVEYRLTLKSGLLSKTALTPEQLQAVAALLHDRMTESAMLDRTQAQELFNALQPAPMDHVDVLGGGKDALVKANTQFGLALAADEIDYLVNAFTTLGRNPTDVELMMFAQANSEHCRHKIFNAQFTIDGVAQDKSMFGMIRNTHQLHPQYMLVAYSDNASVMEGVQVERFTAKSATGAGEVSAASYEKHSKTNHILMKVETHNHPTAISPFPGASTGAGGEIRDEGATGRGSKPKAGLTGFTVSKLWGSTLGKPEHIASPLQIMVEGPLGGAAFNNEFGRPNLLGYFREYEQTVASDVDTVARGYHKPIMIAGGLGVIDADQTHKIEFPAGSLLIQLGGPGMRIGMGGSAASSMATGANAAELDFDSVQRGNPEIERRAQEVINQCWMQGDQNPILAIHDVGAGGLSNAFPELTNDAGRGARFDLRAVKLEESGMAPKEIWCNESQERYVLAIAPESLATFEALCERERCPFAVIGVATEGRQLQLVDEGAESPVDMPMNVLLGKPPKMHRDVKTVARQFKPLDLTGVDLQKAVIDVLAHPTVASKRFLITIGDRTVGGLTHRDQMVGPWQVPVADCAVTLADFKGFAGEAMSMGERTPLAALDAPASGRMAVAEAITNLLAAPIELPRVKLSANWMAACGEPGEDAALYATVKAVGMELCPALGISIPVGKDSLSMRTQWKDAGTDKKVTSPVSLIVSGFATLQDVRGTLTPQLNATEDTTLVLIDLGKGQHRMAASILAQRLDQVGDKVPDLDDAQDLVNLVNAVNALRAKGQVLAYHDRGDGGLLATVAEMAFAGRVGVALNVDMLVTEGDGISDSRMDVGDSKNWVGQVGARREEATLKALFSEELGVVLQVRTSERSEVMATLREHGLSKFSHFIGKTRPAADSIDAGKGELQIWRDAKSIFSAKLSDLHQVWDAVSWKIAQQRDNPVCADAEHAAAGAENDPGMHVYMPNKALALVESAQAAIKSGAPAILSSRPKVAVLREQGVNSHVEMAYAFTEAGFEAYDVHMTDLQTGRAKLQDFKGVVACGGFSYGDTLGAGIGWARSITFNDVLSEQFKAFFARQDTFGLGVCNGCQMFAELADIIPGAQDWPRFTTNQSERFEARLSLVEVLESPSLFFTDLAGMRLPIAVAHGEGYANFKYRGNADKAIAAMRYVDNTGAATETYPFNPNGSAGGLTAVTTADGRFTAMMPHPERVFRNIQMSWTSLDKNEFSPWMQLWRNARKWVG, via the coding sequence GTGACCCTGCACATCACCTCTTTCGAGGGCGGTAACGCCCTGAGCAATTTCCGCGTCCAACAACTCCTGCCCGCCTTGCAAGGTGTGAGCGACAAGATTTCCGGCATTGCAGCCCGTTTTGTGCACCTGGCCGCCACCGAAGCGGCTCTGGACAAGCCCCTGGCCGACAAGCTGGCCGCCTTGCTGACTTATGGTGACCCGTACACCGGTCCGTCTGAAGGCCCCGCGATCGTGGTGAGCCCCCGGTTCGGCACGGTGAGCCCCTGGGCCTCCAAGGCGACTGACATCGCCCACAACTGCGGCCTGGCCGTGAAGCGCGTAGAGCGTCTGGTGGAGTACCGCCTGACCCTCAAAAGCGGTTTGCTCAGCAAAACCGCGTTGACGCCCGAGCAGTTGCAGGCCGTGGCCGCCTTGCTGCACGACCGCATGACCGAGAGCGCGATGTTAGATCGCACTCAAGCACAAGAGCTGTTCAACGCCCTGCAACCCGCGCCCATGGACCATGTGGACGTGTTGGGAGGCGGCAAAGATGCGCTGGTGAAGGCCAATACGCAATTCGGTTTGGCCTTGGCTGCTGACGAGATTGACTACCTGGTGAACGCCTTCACTACGCTGGGCCGCAACCCCACTGACGTGGAACTGATGATGTTCGCGCAGGCCAACAGCGAGCATTGCCGCCACAAAATCTTCAACGCCCAGTTCACCATCGACGGTGTGGCGCAGGACAAGAGCATGTTCGGCATGATCCGCAACACGCACCAGCTGCACCCCCAGTACATGCTGGTGGCCTACTCGGACAACGCCTCCGTGATGGAAGGCGTGCAGGTCGAGCGCTTTACAGCCAAATCGGCCACTGGCGCCGGTGAAGTCAGCGCGGCCAGCTATGAAAAACATAGCAAAACCAATCATATCCTGATGAAGGTGGAAACCCACAACCACCCCACAGCCATCTCCCCATTTCCTGGTGCCTCCACCGGTGCGGGGGGCGAAATCCGTGACGAAGGTGCGACCGGCCGCGGCTCCAAGCCCAAGGCGGGTCTGACCGGCTTTACCGTCTCCAAGCTATGGGGCAGCACGCTTGGCAAGCCCGAGCACATTGCCAGCCCGCTGCAAATCATGGTCGAAGGCCCCTTGGGCGGTGCGGCGTTCAACAACGAGTTTGGGCGGCCCAACCTGCTGGGCTATTTCCGCGAGTACGAGCAGACAGTCGCTAGCGATGTGGACACCGTGGCACGCGGCTACCACAAGCCCATCATGATTGCCGGTGGCTTGGGCGTGATTGACGCCGACCAGACCCACAAGATTGAATTCCCCGCAGGCAGCCTGCTGATCCAGCTGGGCGGCCCCGGCATGCGCATCGGCATGGGCGGCAGCGCGGCCAGCTCCATGGCCACCGGTGCCAACGCGGCCGAACTGGACTTTGACTCGGTGCAGCGTGGCAACCCCGAAATCGAGCGCCGCGCGCAAGAGGTGATCAACCAGTGCTGGATGCAAGGCGATCAGAACCCCATCCTGGCGATCCATGATGTGGGGGCGGGTGGTTTGTCCAACGCATTCCCCGAGCTGACCAACGACGCGGGCCGCGGTGCGCGCTTTGATCTGCGCGCCGTCAAGCTCGAAGAGTCCGGCATGGCACCCAAGGAAATCTGGTGCAACGAGAGCCAGGAACGCTATGTGCTGGCCATCGCCCCTGAGTCGCTGGCCACGTTTGAAGCGCTGTGCGAGCGCGAGCGATGCCCGTTTGCGGTGATTGGCGTGGCCACTGAAGGGCGCCAACTCCAATTGGTAGACGAGGGCGCAGAGTCGCCCGTGGACATGCCGATGAACGTGCTATTGGGCAAGCCGCCCAAGATGCACCGCGACGTCAAGACGGTGGCTCGCCAGTTCAAACCGCTCGACCTGACCGGCGTGGACTTGCAAAAAGCCGTCATCGATGTGCTGGCGCACCCCACTGTGGCCTCCAAGCGATTCCTGATCACCATTGGCGACCGCACCGTGGGTGGCCTGACCCACCGCGACCAGATGGTCGGCCCCTGGCAGGTACCCGTGGCCGACTGCGCGGTGACCCTGGCCGACTTCAAGGGTTTTGCCGGCGAAGCCATGTCCATGGGCGAGCGCACGCCGCTGGCAGCTTTGGACGCGCCCGCTTCCGGCCGCATGGCGGTGGCAGAAGCCATTACCAACCTGCTGGCCGCCCCCATTGAGCTGCCCCGTGTGAAGCTGTCCGCCAACTGGATGGCCGCCTGCGGCGAACCCGGCGAAGACGCCGCGCTGTACGCCACGGTGAAAGCCGTGGGCATGGAGCTGTGCCCCGCGTTGGGCATTTCCATCCCGGTCGGCAAGGACAGCCTGTCCATGCGCACCCAATGGAAAGACGCCGGCACCGACAAAAAGGTGACTTCTCCCGTGTCCCTGATCGTCAGCGGTTTCGCCACCTTGCAAGATGTGCGCGGCACGCTGACGCCTCAGCTCAACGCGACGGAAGACACCACGCTGGTGTTGATCGACTTGGGTAAGGGCCAGCACCGCATGGCCGCCAGCATCCTGGCGCAAAGGCTCGACCAAGTGGGCGACAAGGTGCCCGATCTGGACGACGCCCAAGACTTGGTGAATCTGGTCAACGCTGTGAATGCACTGCGCGCCAAGGGCCAAGTGCTGGCTTACCACGACCGTGGCGATGGTGGTCTGCTGGCCACCGTGGCCGAAATGGCCTTTGCCGGTCGTGTGGGTGTGGCCCTGAATGTGGACATGCTGGTCACCGAGGGCGACGGCATTTCTGACAGCCGCATGGACGTGGGCGACAGCAAGAACTGGGTAGGGCAGGTGGGTGCCCGCCGTGAAGAAGCCACGCTCAAGGCCCTGTTCAGCGAAGAGCTGGGTGTGGTGTTGCAGGTGCGCACGTCAGAGCGCTCGGAAGTGATGGCCACTTTGCGTGAGCACGGGCTGTCCAAGTTCAGCCACTTCATCGGCAAGACACGTCCGGCCGCTGACAGCATCGATGCAGGCAAGGGCGAGCTGCAAATCTGGCGCGATGCGAAGAGCATCTTCAGCGCCAAGCTCTCCGACCTGCACCAGGTGTGGGATGCCGTGAGCTGGAAGATTGCGCAGCAGCGCGACAACCCCGTGTGTGCCGATGCGGAACACGCAGCCGCTGGCGCTGAGAACGATCCTGGCATGCATGTTTACATGCCCAACAAGGCCCTGGCGCTCGTGGAATCTGCGCAAGCAGCTATCAAATCAGGAGCGCCTGCTATTCTGAGCAGCCGCCCCAAGGTGGCGGTCCTGCGAGAGCAGGGCGTCAACTCCCATGTGGAAATGGCTTACGCTTTCACCGAAGCTGGCTTTGAGGCCTATGACGTGCACATGACCGACTTGCAGACCGGCCGCGCCAAACTGCAGGACTTCAAGGGAGTGGTCGCTTGCGGCGGTTTCAGCTACGGCGACACCTTGGGTGCAGGCATTGGCTGGGCGCGCAGCATCACGTTCAACGACGTTCTGTCTGAACAGTTCAAGGCCTTCTTTGCCCGCCAGGACACCTTTGGCTTGGGCGTGTGCAACGGTTGCCAGATGTTTGCCGAGCTGGCCGACATCATCCCCGGCGCGCAAGACTGGCCACGCTTCACCACCAACCAGAGCGAGCGCTTTGAAGCCCGCCTCTCGCTGGTGGAAGTGCTGGAGTCACCATCCCTGTTCTTCACCGATCTGGCCGGCATGCGCCTGCCGATTGCGGTGGCGCACGGCGAAGGCTACGCCAACTTCAAGTACCGTGGCAATGCGGACAAGGCGATCGCCGCCATGCGCTATGTGGACAACACAGGTGCTGCGACCGAAACCTATCCGTTCAACCCGAACGGCAGCGCCGGTGGCCTGACAGCGGTCACCACCGCAGATGGCCGCTTCACCGCCATGATGCCGCACCCCGAGCGCGTGTTCCGCAACATCCAAATGAGCTGGACCAGCCTGGACAAGAACGAATTCAGCCCCTGGATGCAGCTGTGGCGCAATGCGCGCAAGTGGGTGGGTTAA
- a CDS encoding sensor domain-containing diguanylate cyclase — MYRRIKNHLRMNVASLGLASRVVASFILVFGLMGSVGLYLMKRSLLPTFETIDRKAAYDAAKRVLSGIDEQLVSLSVLNHDWAYWDEMYEHLLKPNQKFQVSNIGPAAMATSNLNAVMLMNLKGEVIGFGARALSNERTPQMRDILGILLGRWQGEAQHIPVTKCGLSWVLERPASICWTGVVHSDGSHPPSGTVVMVRELEPDSLKNIAANAGIDFKLDALGEVKGRSSEKESSLQMAKFQYLPALELTLISQDTVIDIQSALPGLNGRSFARVDMRIERQWMVQAEKLLTDMMMQWAVVAFVSGFMLISVIQRWLVRPVARLRTDLASLGESKRWDSVLKYDRPDEIGELTKGINALLLVLHEQVRKLESASRTDALTGIANRRKLDERMTLELSRLARHAVPLSLLLIDVDHFKRYNDTYGHPEGDAALRKVAAVLASCSRQQDLAARFGGEEFAVLLPNTDESGARSVAEKIMQGMSALNIPHAQSPTSPRLSVSIGGTTWSEIQSGGAETLISQADKALYVAKRDGRMRASFYNG, encoded by the coding sequence ATGTATCGACGAATCAAAAATCATCTGCGAATGAATGTGGCCAGTCTCGGACTTGCATCCCGGGTGGTGGCTTCGTTCATCCTGGTGTTCGGACTCATGGGGAGTGTTGGTCTTTATTTGATGAAGCGGAGTCTCTTGCCGACCTTCGAGACCATTGACCGCAAGGCCGCCTATGACGCGGCGAAACGGGTATTGAGCGGCATTGACGAGCAACTTGTTTCCCTCAGTGTGTTGAACCACGACTGGGCGTACTGGGATGAGATGTATGAGCACCTACTCAAACCCAATCAGAAATTCCAGGTGAGCAATATCGGACCGGCGGCGATGGCCACGTCGAATCTGAATGCAGTAATGCTGATGAACCTCAAAGGTGAGGTGATCGGTTTCGGGGCCCGGGCGCTGAGCAATGAGCGTACCCCGCAAATGCGGGACATCTTGGGTATCTTGCTCGGACGCTGGCAGGGGGAGGCCCAGCACATTCCGGTCACGAAATGTGGCCTATCCTGGGTGCTGGAGCGTCCTGCCAGCATATGCTGGACTGGCGTCGTTCACAGTGATGGAAGCCACCCACCGTCAGGGACCGTCGTGATGGTCAGAGAGTTAGAGCCCGATTCCCTGAAAAATATAGCTGCGAATGCCGGGATCGATTTCAAGCTGGATGCCCTAGGCGAGGTAAAGGGGCGCTCTTCTGAAAAGGAATCCTCACTACAGATGGCTAAGTTCCAGTATCTTCCGGCGCTTGAGTTGACGTTGATCAGTCAAGACACAGTGATTGACATACAAAGTGCCCTTCCAGGCCTCAATGGAAGAAGTTTCGCTCGTGTTGACATGAGGATCGAGCGTCAATGGATGGTTCAGGCCGAGAAGCTCCTCACAGACATGATGATGCAGTGGGCCGTGGTTGCTTTCGTTTCGGGGTTCATGCTGATCAGCGTAATTCAGCGTTGGCTGGTGCGTCCCGTTGCCCGTCTACGCACTGATCTGGCTTCACTCGGAGAGAGCAAACGGTGGGACAGTGTTTTGAAGTACGACCGTCCAGATGAAATTGGTGAACTCACCAAGGGAATCAACGCCTTGCTGTTGGTACTTCACGAGCAGGTCCGCAAGCTTGAAAGTGCCTCCCGCACTGACGCCTTGACCGGGATTGCCAACCGCCGGAAGCTTGACGAACGTATGACGCTGGAATTGAGCCGTTTGGCTCGTCATGCGGTTCCGCTATCACTGCTACTGATTGATGTTGATCATTTTAAAAGATACAACGATACATATGGTCACCCCGAGGGGGATGCCGCTTTAAGGAAGGTCGCCGCAGTACTGGCTTCCTGCTCGCGACAGCAGGACCTCGCAGCGCGCTTTGGCGGCGAGGAATTCGCCGTCCTTCTTCCGAATACCGACGAGTCCGGAGCCCGGTCTGTCGCTGAAAAAATCATGCAAGGCATGTCCGCGTTGAACATCCCGCACGCACAATCTCCGACGAGTCCGCGATTGTCAGTGAGCATTGGCGGGACAACCTGGTCGGAGATCCAGTCAGGTGGCGCAGAAACACTGATATCGCAGGCGGATAAGGCGCTTTACGTTGCCAAGCGCGACGGACGCATGCGGGCGAGCTTCTATAACGGCTGA
- the def gene encoding peptide deformylase, translating to MTVREILKMGDPRLLRVAQPVTEFDTDALHLLVTDMLDTMRAANGAGLAAPQIGVDLQLVIFGSNDRNARYPDRPIVPPTVLCNPVITPLGDAEENDWEGCLSVPGLRGLVPRWSLIRYTGIDQYGDAIDRTVDGFHARVVQHECDHVWGKLYPMRVRDFRQFGYTEVLFPGIAAAEDDG from the coding sequence ATGACTGTGCGTGAGATTCTCAAGATGGGCGATCCACGCCTTTTGCGTGTGGCGCAACCGGTCACTGAGTTCGACACCGATGCGCTGCACCTGTTGGTCACCGACATGCTGGACACCATGCGGGCTGCGAACGGTGCGGGCTTGGCTGCGCCGCAGATCGGTGTGGATTTACAACTCGTAATCTTCGGTAGCAACGATCGTAATGCCCGCTACCCGGACCGGCCTATTGTGCCGCCTACCGTGCTTTGCAATCCGGTGATTACCCCACTGGGTGATGCAGAGGAGAACGACTGGGAGGGGTGTCTATCCGTTCCGGGCTTGCGGGGCCTGGTGCCAAGGTGGTCGCTCATCCGCTACACCGGCATTGACCAGTACGGTGACGCTATTGACCGCACCGTGGATGGTTTTCATGCTCGGGTAGTGCAGCATGAATGCGACCATGTGTGGGGCAAGCTGTACCCCATGCGGGTGCGGGACTTCCGTCAGTTCGGCTACACCGAGGTATTGTTTCCGGGCATCGCAGCCGCAGAAGACGATGGATGA